One stretch of Thermanaerosceptrum fracticalcis DNA includes these proteins:
- a CDS encoding UxaA family hydrolase → MSTKISWVVDEVKDNVATILSTEIKAGMTIPVSVAGQELQIKVNADIPYGHKVAIKPIKKGETVFKYGLSIGTAMTDIAVGDHVHVHNIEPNRGRGDLAAAAKKGECK, encoded by the coding sequence ATGTCCACAAAAATTTCGTGGGTAGTTGACGAAGTAAAAGACAATGTCGCAACTATCCTCAGCACTGAGATTAAAGCTGGTATGACCATTCCCGTCTCAGTCGCCGGCCAGGAACTGCAAATCAAAGTAAATGCTGACATCCCCTACGGCCATAAAGTTGCCATCAAACCCATTAAAAAAGGGGAAACCGTTTTTAAATACGGTTTGAGCATTGGTACTGCCATGACAGATATTGCTGTGGGCGACCATGTCCACGTCCACAACATTGAACCCAATCGCGGCCGTGGTGACCTAGCCGCCGCAGCAAAGAAAGGGGAGTGCAAATAA
- a CDS encoding Ldh family oxidoreductase: MSKEIVYTEEQLLKHCQSLFVKHGVPEEDALIVSRILVQAELEGVKTHGISRIPSYLKKINLGTINPRPNISVVKQNPASIVLDGDNGLGQVVSHRAMEMAMDLAKTSSVGLVSVRNSNHFGAASYYCQMAAKQDFIGMAFTNSPPGIPPWGSKKAYFGTNPISFGFPTAGEFPVIIDMATSITARGNIILAAKKGEKIPLGWALDEEGKPTDDPHAALAGAVLPMAGAKGYALALAIEILSALLSGAEIGVNIPPVTDLESKANIGHLIGAINIDSFLAKEIFKERLLHMIEEIKEQPLAYGHHEILIPGERRYKETLRRSKEGIKISADLAKELELI, encoded by the coding sequence ATGTCCAAAGAAATTGTTTACACAGAAGAACAGCTTCTGAAGCACTGCCAGTCTCTTTTTGTAAAACACGGAGTACCGGAGGAAGATGCCCTTATCGTTTCCCGCATCCTGGTCCAGGCCGAGTTAGAGGGTGTAAAAACCCATGGGATCAGCCGTATTCCCAGTTACTTAAAGAAGATTAATTTGGGGACGATTAATCCCCGTCCTAACATTTCCGTTGTTAAGCAAAACCCTGCCAGCATTGTACTGGACGGGGACAATGGTTTAGGTCAAGTGGTAAGTCACAGAGCTATGGAAATGGCTATGGATTTAGCTAAAACTTCAAGTGTGGGTCTCGTTTCTGTCCGAAACAGCAACCATTTCGGGGCGGCTTCTTACTACTGTCAAATGGCCGCCAAACAAGACTTTATAGGCATGGCTTTTACTAATTCACCGCCGGGAATACCACCCTGGGGGAGTAAAAAAGCCTATTTCGGCACTAATCCCATTTCTTTTGGTTTTCCCACGGCGGGTGAATTTCCCGTGATTATTGACATGGCCACGAGTATTACAGCCCGCGGCAACATTATCCTGGCAGCAAAAAAAGGGGAAAAGATTCCCCTCGGTTGGGCTCTGGATGAGGAAGGGAAACCTACGGATGACCCTCATGCAGCTCTGGCTGGAGCAGTTCTTCCCATGGCGGGTGCTAAAGGATATGCCCTGGCTTTAGCCATAGAAATACTGTCTGCCCTTTTAAGCGGTGCAGAGATAGGTGTAAACATACCACCCGTAACAGATCTTGAGAGTAAAGCTAATATCGGTCATCTAATCGGCGCTATTAACATCGACTCCTTTTTAGCAAAAGAAATTTTTAAAGAACGATTACTCCACATGATTGAAGAAATTAAAGAACAGCCCTTAGCCTACGGGCATCATGAGATCCTTATCCCTGGTGAAAGAAGGTACAAAGAAACCTTGCGTAGAAGTAAAGAAGGAATAAAAATCAGTGCAGACTTAGCTAAAGAATTGGAACTTATCTAG
- a CDS encoding D-alanine--D-alanine ligase, which produces MKKVKVALLFGGRSGEHEVSRNSAYSVAKALSDKYDVFAIGISKEGEWYGPVPLEDIKQFVPEHYADKKITILPHPASGGTIYQLPGLKPVHQAEVFFPVLHGTFGEDGTIQGLLDLAQVPYVGAGVLSSSVGMDKIFMKKIFAEAGLPQVPYLYFLRTLIDNHIDKIITEIEEKLGYPCFVKPANLGSSVGISKAVNRGQLEEALKKAARYDRKVIVEKGLSVRELEVSVLGNDQPRASLPGEIVPCNEFYDYRAKYIDDRSALYIPASVPEEAVKRLQELAVAAFKALDCAGLSRVDFFLTKDTNEILINEINTMPGFTTISMYPKLWEYSGLPITELVDELVRLAVERFADKKRNITTYEE; this is translated from the coding sequence ATGAAAAAAGTGAAAGTTGCCCTCCTCTTTGGCGGACGTTCCGGCGAACATGAAGTTTCACGTAATTCCGCTTACTCTGTGGCTAAGGCTTTAAGTGATAAATATGACGTCTTTGCCATTGGTATTTCCAAAGAAGGTGAGTGGTATGGCCCCGTACCTCTAGAGGACATAAAACAATTTGTACCGGAACATTACGCGGATAAAAAAATAACGATCCTTCCCCATCCTGCCAGCGGAGGTACTATTTATCAACTACCCGGTCTTAAACCTGTCCACCAGGCCGAAGTATTCTTCCCCGTATTACATGGTACCTTCGGAGAAGATGGTACCATTCAAGGATTGTTGGATTTGGCCCAAGTACCCTATGTAGGTGCTGGTGTACTGTCCTCATCGGTAGGCATGGATAAAATCTTTATGAAAAAAATCTTTGCCGAGGCGGGTTTACCCCAAGTACCCTATCTATACTTTTTGAGAACACTTATTGATAATCATATTGATAAAATAATAACAGAAATAGAAGAGAAACTGGGTTATCCCTGTTTTGTCAAACCTGCCAACCTGGGCTCCAGTGTGGGAATTTCTAAGGCAGTAAATAGGGGCCAACTGGAAGAAGCCCTCAAAAAAGCCGCCCGCTATGACAGAAAAGTCATTGTGGAGAAAGGCCTTTCCGTCCGTGAACTGGAAGTAAGCGTTTTAGGCAATGACCAACCAAGGGCCTCCCTGCCCGGTGAAATAGTACCCTGTAACGAATTCTATGATTATAGAGCTAAATATATTGATGACCGCTCAGCCCTTTATATTCCTGCTTCCGTACCGGAAGAAGCGGTAAAAAGATTACAAGAACTGGCTGTAGCGGCCTTTAAGGCTTTGGATTGTGCCGGACTTTCCCGGGTAGATTTCTTCCTTACCAAAGACACTAATGAAATTCTCATCAATGAAATCAATACCATGCCGGGTTTTACTACTATAAGTATGTATCCTAAGTTATGGGAGTACTCCGGCCTGCCCATTACCGAACTTGTTGACGAGTTGGTTAGATTAGCTGTAGAGCGTTTCGCCGATAAAAAGAGAAATATAACAACTTATGAGGAGTAG
- a CDS encoding DUF456 domain-containing protein has protein sequence MEPLWTWLALALMALGTLGTLFPILPGLPLVTLVALVYGWREGFVKIDTWFVTISIVLTVLGLILEYISGPYVAKKLGATKAGVWGALLGGIAGLLSLGPLGLLLGPFLGGVLGELLFGKALPQAAKVGFGSMIGTLLGNMTKFILALFITVWFALRVF, from the coding sequence ATGGAACCCTTGTGGACATGGTTGGCCCTGGCTTTAATGGCATTAGGGACCCTGGGAACTTTGTTTCCCATTTTGCCCGGGCTGCCCCTGGTAACCCTCGTAGCTCTTGTCTACGGCTGGCGAGAAGGTTTTGTCAAAATTGACACCTGGTTTGTCACTATAAGCATCGTACTTACCGTACTGGGACTTATCCTTGAATACATCTCCGGTCCTTATGTAGCCAAAAAACTAGGTGCGACAAAAGCCGGAGTGTGGGGAGCTTTACTGGGAGGCATTGCCGGCCTTTTATCCCTCGGACCCCTTGGGTTGCTCCTGGGCCCCTTCCTGGGTGGTGTACTAGGTGAACTCCTCTTCGGCAAAGCCCTTCCCCAGGCAGCCAAAGTGGGCTTTGGTTCCATGATCGGTACTTTACTGGGTAACATGACTAAGTTTATCTTAGCTTTGTTTATTACGGTCTGGTTTGCTTTACGGGTTTTTTAA